From Bacteroidales bacterium, one genomic window encodes:
- a CDS encoding HNH endonuclease, translating into MATYKFYWFISILEIYSEKNNPRINLWDIIIRMVANAWYPINYFKLSFGKSDSMYDVVKELRNITNIPIDTDKKEIISILEQEVKSNKVKNLLRIFTLNVPFRFLRPWIDTSDDKETVERSTHFENSCLYAIRRESNDWWIDINPVWSEYITTNCKILLDFSYWNLALFLQNRNPNVPNIPNKLIKPDLRTSLNSQRKFWNTVITVEGNFKCIYTNKELQVGEYDLDHFIPWSFVSHDLLWNLVPVSPEINSSKSDGLPDLKIYLPKLADSQHKALKTFTVVSKSNKILEDYLSLGSSIDELIEMDDKSFYKVFEKTFSPLEQIALNMGFKIWKKN; encoded by the coding sequence GTGGCAACGTATAAGTTTTATTGGTTCATATCAATTCTGGAGATATATTCAGAGAAAAACAATCCAAGGATTAATCTATGGGACATCATTATTAGAATGGTTGCAAACGCATGGTACCCTATCAACTATTTTAAATTATCATTTGGCAAAAGCGACTCAATGTATGACGTCGTAAAGGAACTAAGAAATATAACTAACATACCTATTGATACAGATAAGAAAGAGATAATCAGCATATTAGAACAAGAGGTCAAAAGTAATAAAGTAAAAAATCTGCTACGAATTTTTACCCTGAATGTTCCATTTAGATTTCTAAGGCCATGGATTGACACTTCTGACGATAAAGAAACAGTTGAACGCTCAACTCATTTCGAAAATAGCTGCCTATATGCAATTCGAAGAGAATCAAATGATTGGTGGATTGATATAAATCCCGTATGGAGTGAATACATCACAACTAATTGCAAAATACTTCTTGATTTTTCCTACTGGAATTTGGCACTATTCTTACAAAATCGCAATCCGAACGTTCCGAACATACCTAACAAGCTTATCAAGCCTGATCTAAGGACTTCATTAAACAGTCAGCGAAAATTCTGGAATACAGTCATAACCGTAGAAGGTAATTTTAAGTGTATATACACAAATAAAGAACTTCAAGTAGGAGAATATGATTTAGATCATTTTATTCCATGGAGTTTTGTATCACATGACTTATTATGGAATCTCGTTCCCGTAAGTCCTGAAATCAATTCAAGTAAGAGTGATGGATTACCTGATTTAAAAATTTATTTACCCAAATTAGCTGATTCTCAACATAAGGCGTTGAAGACTTTTACTGTTGTTAGCAAGTCAAATAAAATCTTAGAGGACTACTTATCTCTTGGAAGTAGCATTGATGAGTTAATAGAAATGGATGATAAAAGTTTCTACAAAGTTTTTGAAAAAACATTTTCCCCTCTTGAACAGATAGCTTTAAATATGGGATTTAAGATATGGAAAAAGAATTAA
- a CDS encoding DUF4251 domain-containing protein, protein MKKLLTIALLLMPVFMQAQSNEEILSSFIQQKVESQSVFIHVNIAEPIGMSIIDLYTSNYYIQYIKGKVNCDLPYYGNVGSGVVNDRDLSIRANNTPAECTTVFNPKKKLWKINIAFIRDKDSEKTECQIQLYSNGLAYLRIQAPGRSTISFEGSIVL, encoded by the coding sequence ATGAAAAAACTTTTAACAATTGCTCTACTGCTTATGCCTGTTTTTATGCAGGCGCAGTCCAATGAAGAAATTCTTTCATCATTTATTCAACAAAAGGTTGAGAGTCAATCTGTTTTTATTCACGTGAATATTGCGGAACCTATTGGTATGAGCATAATAGATCTTTATACAAGTAATTATTACATTCAATATATTAAGGGAAAGGTTAACTGTGATTTGCCATATTATGGCAACGTCGGTTCTGGAGTGGTTAATGACCGGGATCTTTCAATTAGGGCTAACAATACTCCGGCTGAATGTACCACCGTTTTTAACCCAAAGAAAAAATTATGGAAAATTAACATTGCATTTATTAGAGATAAGGACAGCGAGAAGACAGAATGCCAGATTCAGCTGTATAGCAATGGATTGGCTTATTTGAGAATACAAGCGCCTGGGAGGAGTACAATTAGTTTTGAGGGCAGTATAGTACTGTAA
- a CDS encoding DUF4251 domain-containing protein, producing the protein MKKIITLLLILLPVFCMGQTKKDKQAAMVKDAVESGCVYVHVEQVVPLSMRMKDVSTDSYSFKLKDGKLTCYLPYIGTSQTAIMGSDDTGIKAEALPVSMNKVFNAKKKCWWLTFNFENVNLHEQINCRVQIFTNGQTYIRMQPAGRDSIQYQGEVEKQDNNNN; encoded by the coding sequence ATGAAAAAGATTATTACACTGTTGCTGATTTTGCTGCCGGTGTTCTGCATGGGTCAGACCAAGAAGGATAAGCAGGCGGCTATGGTTAAGGATGCTGTGGAGAGCGGATGTGTGTATGTGCATGTGGAACAGGTTGTTCCCCTATCTATGAGGATGAAGGATGTGTCTACGGATAGTTATTCTTTTAAGTTGAAGGACGGGAAGTTGACGTGTTATTTGCCTTATATTGGGACTTCACAAACTGCAATTATGGGGAGTGATGATACCGGAATTAAGGCTGAGGCGTTGCCGGTTAGTATGAATAAGGTGTTTAATGCAAAGAAGAAGTGCTGGTGGTTAACGTTTAATTTTGAGAATGTTAACTTGCATGAGCAGATTAATTGCAGGGTGCAGATTTTTACTAACGGGCAGACATATATAAGGATGCAGCCGGCCGGGAGAGATAGCATTCAGTATCAGGGAGAAGTTGAGAAACAGGATAATAATAACAATTAA
- a CDS encoding ATP-binding protein — translation MKRKEIIQALIANKQSEIPFSVNARELKLPLQVKKIITIPGVRRCGKSSLMMLAINDLIAKGIDKKKILWLGFDDERLYDMTTSELDEVITAYSEMFPDISIREVYMFFDEIQIIEKWELFVLRLYKSYCKNIYISGSNAFLLSGELSSALRGWPIEYNAYPLSFKEFCNFKQVDYTSYTENGKAKIKKAFIEFNNRGGFPEIALTKENSLKDNKLQGYFNTMLFRDLVEHYKISNPEIARYFIKRIMANIGCPTSILKIYKDIKSQGYAVGKEMLYELSEHICSIFMFFKIPKYVKSIIKEENSLHKYYCIDNGLKNSVLIPQNEDNGKSLENSVFLHLKRNCLPTDKIYYYSGKNECDFVKQNGDKISNLIQVTWDMHAESTRNRELNGILEASKATGCKNLTIVTNDDEEIIKINNLDINVVPAWKWLLKK, via the coding sequence ATGAAAAGGAAAGAAATAATACAGGCGCTTATTGCCAATAAACAGTCAGAAATACCTTTTAGTGTGAATGCTAGAGAGTTAAAGCTTCCACTGCAAGTGAAAAAGATAATCACTATTCCAGGTGTAAGACGCTGTGGCAAATCTTCTTTGATGATGCTAGCCATTAATGATCTTATTGCAAAAGGCATTGATAAGAAAAAAATTCTATGGCTTGGTTTTGACGACGAACGTCTATATGACATGACAACTAGCGAACTAGATGAAGTTATAACAGCATACTCGGAAATGTTTCCTGATATTTCAATCAGGGAAGTTTATATGTTTTTTGACGAGATACAGATAATTGAAAAATGGGAATTATTTGTATTGAGACTGTATAAATCATACTGCAAAAATATTTATATATCAGGCAGTAATGCATTTCTATTATCCGGTGAGTTATCTTCCGCACTACGAGGTTGGCCAATTGAATATAACGCATACCCTCTGTCATTTAAAGAATTCTGCAACTTTAAACAAGTTGATTATACATCGTATACAGAAAATGGCAAGGCCAAAATCAAAAAAGCTTTTATTGAATTTAACAATAGAGGCGGTTTCCCTGAAATTGCGTTAACTAAAGAAAACTCTCTAAAAGACAATAAATTGCAAGGATACTTTAACACTATGTTATTTAGAGATCTAGTGGAGCATTATAAAATATCTAATCCAGAAATAGCGAGATATTTTATAAAAAGGATTATGGCAAATATCGGATGCCCTACTTCTATTCTTAAAATTTATAAGGATATAAAATCTCAAGGATATGCGGTAGGCAAAGAGATGTTGTATGAACTTTCTGAGCATATATGCTCAATATTCATGTTCTTTAAAATACCAAAATATGTAAAGTCAATAATAAAAGAAGAAAATTCTTTACATAAATATTACTGCATAGATAACGGATTGAAGAATTCTGTACTCATACCACAAAATGAAGACAATGGCAAATCGCTAGAAAACAGCGTATTCCTACATCTAAAACGTAATTGCTTACCAACAGATAAAATATATTATTATTCAGGAAAAAATGAATGTGATTTTGTAAAGCAAAACGGTGACAAAATAAGTAACCTAATACAAGTAACATGGGATATGCATGCAGAATCTACACGTAACAGAGAATTAAATGGAATTTTAGAGGCAAGTAAAGCAACTGGCTGTAAAAATCTGACAATAGTAACTAATGATGATGAAGAGATTATAAAGATTAATAATCTGGATATTAACGTTGTACCTGCATGGAAATGGTTGCTTAAGAAGTGA
- a CDS encoding HTH domain-containing protein, whose product MDQPKIERVLRLMKMLTGNLNYTVDDIAERLEIDKRSVYRYIDTFKEAGFVVMKEGGVYRLGKESRFFKDISQLIHFSDEEAYVVNSLIDGLSDDNLMKQALRRKLASVYNCTNMTEIVTQGSHALCVNELAEAINDKRQVILKHYASSNSKEVRDRLVEPFGFTANYVEVWCYDCEAKANKLFRTARMCSVDVTSAKVEV is encoded by the coding sequence ATGGACCAACCTAAAATTGAGAGAGTTCTGCGGCTAATGAAGATGCTGACAGGAAATTTGAATTATACCGTTGATGATATTGCGGAGCGGCTGGAGATTGATAAGCGTTCTGTTTACAGGTATATTGATACGTTTAAGGAGGCGGGTTTTGTTGTGATGAAGGAGGGTGGAGTTTACCGTCTTGGGAAGGAGAGCAGATTTTTTAAGGATATTTCCCAGCTGATTCACTTTTCTGATGAGGAGGCGTATGTGGTTAATTCTCTGATAGATGGGTTGTCTGATGATAATCTTATGAAGCAGGCTTTGAGGCGCAAGCTTGCCAGCGTCTATAACTGCACCAATATGACTGAGATTGTGACGCAGGGTTCTCATGCGCTGTGCGTAAATGAGCTTGCAGAAGCTATCAATGATAAAAGGCAAGTTATTCTAAAGCACTATGCATCATCTAATTCCAAGGAAGTTCGCGACAGATTAGTGGAGCCGTTTGGGTTTACCGCTAATTATGTTGAGGTGTGGTGCTATGACTGCGAGGCTAAGGCAAATAAGTTGTTCCGCACCGCCAGAATGTGCTCAGTGGATGTGACTTCCGCTAAAGTGGAAGTTTGA
- a CDS encoding HIRAN domain-containing protein: MEDKERTKKNNNNQKIQVDNHREQTPERLHFMNFDLAGFTYWDGVIVFNDLHVGTQLRLVREKHNEFDPYAIALYYGNYKVGYIPKERNKEISILFDMGWETMFDARINRISDETHPEHQIGVVVYVKNHNK; encoded by the coding sequence ATGGAAGACAAAGAGAGAACAAAGAAGAACAACAATAATCAAAAGATTCAAGTTGATAATCATAGAGAGCAAACACCTGAAAGATTGCACTTTATGAATTTTGACCTGGCCGGTTTCACCTACTGGGATGGCGTAATTGTATTTAATGACTTACACGTAGGCACCCAGCTAAGGCTTGTCAGGGAGAAGCACAATGAATTTGACCCCTACGCAATTGCCTTGTACTATGGCAATTATAAGGTTGGATACATTCCAAAAGAGCGTAATAAAGAGATAAGCATCCTGTTTGACATGGGATGGGAAACAATGTTTGACGCACGCATCAACAGGATATCAGATGAGACTCATCCGGAGCATCAGATTGGAGTGGTAGTTTATGTGAAAAATCATAATAAATAA
- a CDS encoding NADH-quinone oxidoreductase subunit NuoF, which produces MNKITSPEDLLKIKNEYAERMKLREEAQEVTPAKVSGLNTGTKRIQILCCSSVCCLSSKSGEIADRFCQLAKEQNVADRVDVIRTGCFGFCEKGPNVKIVPDNTFYTEVKPDDVDEIFKTHILGGKRVDRLLFEDPKTHKRIPDSKDMNFYRKQMRVALRNCCFIDPEDIKEYIARDGYMSLANCLKKMTPKEVIEVVKKSGLRGRGGAGFPTGMKWEFASKSVSDVKYVVCNADEGDPGAFMDRSIMEGDPNSIIEAMAICGYAIGSENGLVYIRAEYPLAVKRLKIAREQARKLGLLGKNIFGSKFNFDIDIRYGAGAFVCGEETALIHSMEGKRGEPTLKPPFPAVKGYLGKPTNVNNVETLANIPPIFLKGPDWFNKIGTEKSKGTKVFALAGKINNQGLVEVPMGTTLREVIYDIGEGIKGGKKFKAVQTGGPSGGCLTEKDLDTPIDYDNLMAAGSIMGSGGMIVMDEDDCMVAIAKFYLEFIVGESCGKCTPCRVGNKRMLEILNRIVDGKGTMEDLTKMRTLAKVIKDCALCGLGQTSPNPVLSTLDNFYDEYVSHVKDKVCPAKHCQNLLTYSINPEKCQGCTACARTCPGNAIVGTPRKPHTILPDKCIKCGMCMSRCKFGAISVC; this is translated from the coding sequence ATGAATAAAATTACTTCCCCAGAAGATCTGCTGAAAATTAAAAATGAATACGCAGAACGGATGAAACTAAGAGAGGAAGCTCAGGAAGTGACTCCTGCTAAGGTTAGCGGCTTGAACACTGGTACAAAGAGAATTCAGATTCTTTGCTGTTCTTCTGTTTGCTGTCTATCTTCTAAGAGCGGCGAAATTGCAGACAGATTCTGCCAATTAGCCAAAGAGCAGAATGTTGCTGACAGAGTGGACGTTATCAGAACAGGATGTTTTGGATTTTGTGAAAAAGGTCCTAATGTTAAGATTGTTCCAGACAACACTTTCTACACAGAGGTTAAACCTGATGATGTTGATGAGATTTTTAAGACCCACATTTTAGGCGGCAAACGCGTTGACCGTCTGTTGTTTGAGGATCCTAAGACTCACAAACGCATCCCAGATTCAAAGGATATGAATTTCTATCGCAAACAAATGCGTGTTGCGCTTAGGAACTGCTGCTTCATTGATCCTGAAGATATTAAAGAGTATATAGCTCGCGACGGTTATATGTCACTTGCTAACTGCCTTAAGAAAATGACCCCTAAGGAGGTTATTGAAGTTGTTAAAAAGTCCGGACTTAGAGGACGCGGCGGTGCAGGTTTCCCTACAGGAATGAAATGGGAATTTGCATCCAAATCCGTAAGCGATGTTAAATACGTTGTCTGCAACGCAGATGAGGGCGACCCGGGAGCATTTATGGATCGTTCTATTATGGAGGGAGACCCTAACTCAATTATTGAGGCAATGGCAATTTGCGGATATGCCATAGGTTCTGAAAACGGATTGGTATACATCAGAGCTGAGTATCCGTTGGCTGTCAAGAGGTTAAAGATTGCCAGAGAGCAAGCCCGCAAGCTGGGATTGCTTGGAAAGAATATCTTTGGAAGCAAATTTAATTTTGATATTGATATCCGTTACGGAGCCGGCGCATTTGTATGCGGAGAGGAAACAGCTCTTATTCACTCAATGGAAGGCAAGAGAGGTGAGCCTACTTTAAAACCACCATTCCCAGCAGTTAAGGGATATCTTGGCAAGCCTACTAACGTTAACAACGTTGAGACACTAGCTAATATTCCTCCTATCTTCCTTAAGGGACCGGATTGGTTCAATAAGATTGGAACTGAGAAATCCAAAGGAACAAAGGTATTTGCATTAGCAGGAAAGATTAATAACCAAGGACTTGTAGAGGTTCCAATGGGAACTACTTTAAGAGAGGTTATTTATGATATTGGTGAAGGAATTAAAGGCGGAAAGAAGTTTAAAGCCGTTCAGACAGGAGGTCCTTCCGGAGGTTGCTTAACTGAAAAAGACTTGGATACCCCTATTGATTATGACAACCTTATGGCTGCAGGTTCAATTATGGGTTCCGGCGGAATGATTGTAATGGATGAAGACGATTGCATGGTTGCAATTGCAAAATTCTACTTGGAATTTATTGTTGGCGAGTCTTGCGGAAAATGTACTCCATGTAGAGTAGGAAACAAGAGGATGCTGGAAATACTTAACAGAATAGTAGACGGCAAGGGAACAATGGAAGATCTTACAAAGATGCGTACACTTGCTAAAGTCATCAAAGACTGCGCATTGTGCGGACTTGGACAGACTTCTCCAAACCCAGTTCTATCTACATTGGATAACTTCTATGATGAGTATGTTTCTCACGTTAAAGACAAAGTCTGCCCTGCAAAGCACTGCCAGAATTTGCTAACATACAGCATCAATCCGGAGAAATGTCAGGGTTGCACCGCATGCGCAAGAACATGCCCTGGAAACGCAATCGTCGGCACTCCAAGAAAACCACACACTATTCTTCCAGACAAATGCATCAAATGCGGTATGTGTATGAGCCGCTGTAAGTTTGGCGCAATTTCAGTTTGTTAA
- a CDS encoding [FeFe] hydrogenase, group A, with the protein MMEKTVTLKIDKHTVTVPEGTIVLDAAKKVGVDIPTLCYINMEGTAVKSNPTSCRICVVEVEGRKNLAPACATACTEGMVVHTSSTRVLNARRIVAELILSDHPNECLVCPKSGKCELQKLAQRFNIREMPFAGGELSQRTKEVTAAIVRNMDKCILCRRCENVCNNVQTVGALGAIKRGFNTMIAPAFGKNLAESECTYCGQCVAVCPTGALSEHDYTNRLLDDLADPDKTVIVQTAPSVRAALGEEFGLPAGTLVTGKMVSALRELGFKKVFDTDFSADLTIMEEGAEIIDRLTHFLKKDKLVRLPILTSCCPAWVNFFEKQFPDMLDIPSTARSPQQMFGSIAKTYWAEMMGVPKEKLICVSIMPCLAKKYECSREEFKKDGVPDVDYSLSTRELAELIKKANINFNSLPDEDFDQPLGESTGAGVIFGATGGVLEAALRTVYEVYTKKKLPNIDFTEVRGLEGIKKATIDLNGFPLHVGIANGLGNARRLLEEIRSGKSEFHVIEIMACPGGCIGGGGQPQHHGNVEILKARTAAIYREDMQKPLRKSHENPFIIKLYEEYLGKPLSEQAHKLLHTHYFNRSENV; encoded by the coding sequence ATTATGGAAAAAACAGTTACATTAAAAATAGATAAACACACGGTTACCGTTCCGGAAGGGACGATTGTCCTTGATGCTGCAAAGAAAGTGGGAGTTGATATCCCAACGCTTTGCTATATCAACATGGAAGGCACAGCCGTAAAGAGCAACCCAACATCCTGCAGAATTTGCGTTGTAGAAGTTGAAGGAAGAAAGAATCTTGCACCTGCCTGTGCAACAGCATGTACAGAAGGTATGGTTGTTCATACAAGTTCCACCAGAGTTCTAAACGCAAGAAGAATTGTTGCAGAACTTATTCTTTCTGACCACCCTAACGAGTGTCTTGTTTGCCCTAAGAGCGGAAAATGCGAGTTGCAGAAACTTGCTCAGAGATTCAATATCAGAGAGATGCCGTTTGCAGGAGGTGAACTGTCGCAGAGAACAAAAGAGGTTACAGCTGCCATTGTAAGAAATATGGACAAGTGTATCCTTTGCCGCAGATGTGAAAACGTTTGTAATAATGTTCAGACAGTTGGAGCTCTTGGTGCAATTAAGAGAGGTTTCAATACTATGATTGCTCCTGCATTTGGAAAAAATCTTGCAGAAAGTGAATGTACATATTGCGGACAGTGCGTAGCAGTTTGTCCTACAGGTGCTTTGAGCGAGCATGATTATACTAACAGGCTTTTGGATGACCTTGCTGATCCAGATAAGACAGTAATTGTACAAACAGCTCCATCTGTAAGAGCTGCTCTTGGAGAGGAATTTGGTCTTCCTGCAGGAACCTTGGTTACAGGTAAGATGGTATCTGCTTTAAGAGAGCTTGGATTTAAGAAAGTATTCGATACTGACTTTAGTGCAGACCTTACTATTATGGAGGAAGGTGCTGAGATTATAGACAGACTTACACATTTCTTAAAGAAAGACAAACTTGTAAGACTTCCTATTCTTACATCTTGCTGTCCTGCATGGGTTAACTTCTTTGAGAAGCAATTCCCTGATATGTTGGATATTCCATCAACAGCAAGAAGTCCTCAGCAGATGTTTGGCTCTATAGCTAAAACATATTGGGCTGAGATGATGGGTGTTCCTAAAGAGAAACTTATATGTGTCTCTATAATGCCTTGTCTTGCTAAGAAATACGAGTGTTCAAGAGAGGAATTTAAGAAAGACGGTGTTCCTGATGTTGACTACTCACTATCTACAAGAGAGCTTGCAGAACTTATTAAGAAAGCCAACATTAATTTCAACTCTCTTCCTGATGAAGACTTTGACCAGCCACTTGGAGAGTCCACAGGAGCAGGTGTCATTTTTGGTGCTACCGGCGGAGTTTTGGAAGCTGCATTACGTACTGTATATGAGGTATATACAAAGAAGAAACTTCCAAACATAGACTTTACTGAAGTCAGAGGTTTGGAAGGTATTAAGAAAGCAACAATAGATTTGAACGGATTCCCTCTGCACGTTGGTATTGCTAACGGACTTGGAAATGCGCGCAGACTTTTGGAAGAAATCAGAAGCGGCAAGAGCGAGTTCCATGTAATTGAAATTATGGCTTGCCCGGGCGGTTGCATCGGCGGCGGCGGACAGCCTCAGCACCATGGCAACGTGGAGATTTTAAAAGCCAGAACTGCAGCAATTTACAGAGAAGATATGCAAAAGCCTTTGCGTAAATCCCATGAGAACCCATTCATTATTAAGCTATATGAAGAGTATCTAGGCAAACCTCTTAGCGAGCAAGCTCACAAACTTCTTCATACACATTACTTTAACAGATCAGAAAACGTATAA
- the nuoE gene encoding NADH-quinone oxidoreductase subunit NuoE: MALNNNISPAALIKVEEICEKHGNKAGELINILEEIQATIGFLPEEVQRVVAHKLGVPVSKINGVVTFYTFFQTSPKGRHRISICLGTACYVRGSEKNLDEVKRVLGIEVGDTTPDGKFSLDCLRCIGACGLAPVMMVDEQVYGRLQATEVRKILESYD, encoded by the coding sequence ATGGCATTAAACAATAATATTTCTCCAGCCGCTTTAATTAAGGTGGAGGAGATTTGTGAAAAGCACGGCAATAAAGCCGGAGAGCTTATCAATATTCTTGAAGAAATACAGGCAACTATAGGTTTTCTTCCAGAAGAGGTTCAGAGAGTTGTTGCCCATAAGCTTGGTGTCCCTGTATCAAAGATAAATGGAGTAGTTACATTCTATACATTTTTCCAGACCAGTCCAAAAGGAAGACACAGAATTTCTATTTGCCTTGGAACTGCTTGCTATGTAAGAGGTTCCGAGAAGAATCTGGACGAGGTCAAAAGAGTACTAGGAATAGAAGTTGGAGATACAACTCCGGACGGCAAATTCTCTCTAGATTGCTTGCGTTGCATTGGAGCTTGCGGACTTGCACCAGTCATGATGGTTGACGAACAGGTTTATGGCAGACTTCAGGCTACAGAAGTTAGAAAAATTCTAGAGTCTTATGACTAG
- a CDS encoding sulfatase-like hydrolase/transferase gives MRRRLEFLIQYYFGWVLLFLVQKPLFIAFTEGTARYGFGKFVQVMWHGLPMDLSVAGYLTAIPFLAVLVSIWWPMSNNFNMRKVLRPYHVIIAPILAIIFVTDISLYPFWHYKLDASVFNYLASPKDAMASVSSWYIVIRVLAILVVAFIIYKHQNRICSNTFVTTERAPERKVMRTIVILCCGGLLFLAIRGGVKQSTMNVGRAYFSEDQYLNHSAVNPAFSLLSSIGKSTDFSKEYRFLKPDDFDTAMSQLFPAAGTGVQSFAASVAKDSTALMDTLLKTQRPNILLIEMESFGGRFINALGAPAEVAPNFNALVKEGIFFSNFFGNSYRTDRGTVSIFSGYPALPVVSLMKMPIIVRALPSLPHELVNQGYTTDFIYGGDINFTNTKGYLVNMDFQKITADVDFTKEERKTNSWGVNDHITFAYLAKELLHRGSNLAEGANGKPWFSAFLTLSCHEPFTVPYHRLPDKVYNAAAYTDDCLGRFIKQLKASPIWDNLLIILVPDHNITYNMADSNPDYFKCPMLWIGGAIKGKPRVISKFMNQSDIAATLLAQLGLPHNNFIYSRNILSGAYDKYPFAFSCFNNGFVFRDSTGVTSYDLAAKSVVTDRGKAELKDERLKKGRAILQSIYNNLYKYQQQDY, from the coding sequence ATGCGGAGAAGACTAGAATTCCTGATACAGTATTATTTTGGGTGGGTGCTTTTGTTTTTGGTACAAAAGCCTCTTTTTATAGCCTTTACGGAAGGGACGGCTCGTTACGGGTTTGGAAAATTTGTTCAGGTAATGTGGCATGGGCTCCCGATGGATTTATCCGTGGCGGGTTATCTAACTGCAATCCCTTTTTTGGCTGTCCTTGTAAGTATTTGGTGGCCAATGTCAAACAACTTTAACATGCGCAAGGTTTTGCGCCCTTATCATGTTATTATAGCACCAATCCTAGCAATTATTTTTGTCACAGATATTTCACTTTATCCTTTCTGGCACTACAAGCTGGATGCATCCGTATTTAATTATCTGGCTTCTCCAAAAGATGCAATGGCCAGCGTATCAAGCTGGTATATAGTCATAAGAGTATTGGCAATCTTGGTTGTAGCCTTTATAATATATAAGCACCAGAACAGAATTTGCTCCAATACTTTTGTCACAACGGAGAGGGCACCTGAGCGTAAAGTGATGAGAACCATTGTTATACTGTGTTGCGGCGGCCTGTTGTTCCTTGCAATACGCGGCGGTGTCAAGCAATCTACTATGAATGTCGGACGTGCGTACTTCTCAGAAGACCAGTATCTTAACCATAGCGCGGTAAATCCGGCCTTTAGTCTTCTTTCATCAATAGGTAAGAGTACGGATTTCTCAAAGGAGTACAGGTTCTTAAAACCTGACGACTTTGATACAGCTATGAGCCAGTTATTTCCTGCTGCCGGAACTGGTGTACAATCCTTTGCCGCATCTGTGGCTAAAGACTCTACTGCATTGATGGATACGCTGTTAAAGACGCAACGGCCTAACATACTTCTGATAGAAATGGAGAGTTTTGGAGGAAGGTTTATTAACGCTCTTGGTGCTCCTGCAGAAGTTGCACCTAATTTTAATGCGCTGGTAAAAGAGGGTATTTTCTTCTCCAATTTCTTTGGCAACAGTTACCGTACTGACCGCGGGACTGTTAGTATTTTTAGCGGTTATCCGGCGCTTCCGGTTGTCTCATTGATGAAGATGCCTATAATTGTACGAGCACTTCCAAGTCTTCCTCATGAACTTGTAAACCAGGGATATACAACAGATTTCATTTACGGCGGAGATATAAATTTCACAAACACAAAGGGCTATTTGGTCAACATGGATTTTCAAAAAATTACAGCCGACGTAGATTTTACCAAGGAGGAGCGCAAGACAAATTCATGGGGAGTAAATGACCATATCACATTTGCGTATTTGGCAAAAGAACTTTTGCATCGCGGTAGTAATCTTGCTGAAGGTGCAAATGGAAAACCTTGGTTCTCAGCATTTTTGACGCTTAGCTGTCATGAACCATTTACGGTTCCATACCATAGATTGCCGGATAAAGTTTATAATGCCGCAGCGTATACAGACGATTGTCTTGGAAGATTTATCAAACAACTTAAGGCTTCTCCAATTTGGGATAACCTTCTAATCATTTTAGTACCAGACCATAACATAACTTATAATATGGCAGATAGCAACCCTGATTATTTCAAGTGTCCAATGCTTTGGATAGGAGGAGCAATTAAAGGCAAGCCAAGAGTTATTAGTAAATTTATGAATCAGAGCGACATAGCTGCAACATTGCTGGCACAGTTAGGTCTGCCGCACAATAATTTTATTTATAGCAGGAACATACTGTCGGGAGCTTACGACAAATATCCATTTGCATTTTCATGCTTTAATAATGGGTTTGTATTTAGAGATTCTACAGGAGTAACTTCTTATGACTTAGCAGCTAAGAGCGTTGTGACGGATAGGGGTAAGGCTGAATTAAAAGATGAGCGGCTTAAGAAAGGCAGGGCAATTTTACAGAGCATTTATAATAATTTGTACAAGTATCAGCAGCAGGATTACTAG